The following coding sequences lie in one Cygnus olor isolate bCygOlo1 chromosome 8, bCygOlo1.pri.v2, whole genome shotgun sequence genomic window:
- the CPT2 gene encoding carnitine O-palmitoyltransferase 2, mitochondrial, translating into MAARQLVLLRRGYSSAGAAEYLHRSIVPTMHYQKSLPRLPVPKLEDTIKRYLNAQKPLLNDDQFRKTEELAHQFEKGIGRELHEQLVAQDKQNKHTSYITGPWFDMYLKSRDPVVLNFNAFMSFNPDPKSEYNDQLIRATNMTVSAVRFMKTFRAGYLEPEVFHLNPEKSDTEIFKKIIRFVPSSLSWFGAYMVNAYPLDMSQYFRLFNSTRLPKLNKDELFTDEKAKHLLVMRKGNFYVFDVIDRDGNMVKPSEIQAHLKYILSDNSPAPDFPLGYLTSENRDTWALLRKNLLDSSNEEALQKVDSALFCLSLDDFPIKDFVHLSHTMLHGDGANRWYDKSFNLIIAKDGTAGINFEHSWGDGVAVLRFQNEVFKDSTEVPAVSPQSQPASVDSSRAVQKLDFKLNDALKAGITKAKQKFDASVEALSINMIQFHEGGKELLKQKKVSPDAVVQLAFQMAFLRQYNQTVATYESCSTAAFKHGRTETIRPASIHTKKCSEAFVRELSKHSTEELQKLIVECSKYHGRLTKEAAMGQGFDRHLFGLRYLALSKGIALPDFYQDQAYARLNYNIISTSTLVSPAVQLGGFGPVVPDGYGVGYQVHDGWIGCNVSSYPTRNGKEFLQCIHKSLENIFNVLKGKKVDS; encoded by the exons ATGGCGGCGcggcagctggtgctgctgcggCGGGGCTACAGCAGCGCGGGCGCTGCCGAGTACCTGCACCGCAGCATCGTGCCCACCATGCACTACCAGAAGAGCCTGCCCAG ACTGCCAGTTCCCAAGCTAGAAGATACAATTAAGAGATATCTGAATGCACAGAAACCCCTTTTAAACGATGACCAGTTCAG GAAAACGGAAGAACTTGCTCATCAGTTTGAAAAGGGGATTGGAAGAGAGCTGCATGAGCAACTAGTTGCTCAAGACAAACAGAACAAGCATACTAGTTACATCACAG GTCCCTGGTTTGATATGTACCTAAAATCACGTGACCCCgttgttttgaattttaatgcatttatgtCTTTTAATCCTGATCCAAAATCTGAGTATAACGATCAACTCATACGAGCTACAAACATGACTGTTTCTGCTGTACGTTTTATGAAGACCTTCAGGGCTGGTTATCTTGAACCTGAGGTTTTTCACCTCAATCCAGAAAAAAGTGACACTGAGATCTTTAAGAAAATTATCCGATTTGTGCCTTCCTCACTTTCTTGGTTTGGTGCCTACATGGTCAATGCATACCCCCTCGATATGTCTCAGTACTTCAGGCTTTTCAATTCTACACGGTTGCCTAAGCTCAACAAAGATGAGCTTTTTACAGATGAAAAGGCAAAACACTTACTGGTAATGAGAAAAGggaatttttatgtatttgatgTTATTGATAGAGATGGAAATATGGTGAAACCTTCAGAAATACAAGCACATTTGAAATACATCCTCAGTGACAACAGTCCAGCCCCGGACTTCCCACTTGGCTACCTCACCAGTGAAAACCGAGATACTTGGGCATTGCTGAGAAAGAATCTACTGGATAGCAGCAATGAGGAAGCTCTTCAAAAAGTAGACTCTGCTCTGTTTTGCCTAAGTTTAGATGATTTTCCCATTAAAGACTTTGTGCACTTGTCCCATACTATGTTGCATGGAGATGGTGCTAACCGCTGGTATGACAAATCCTTTAATCTTATCATAGCTAAAGATGGCACTGCAGGAATTAATTTTGAACATTCCTGGGGTGATGGTGTGGCTGTGCTAAGATTCCAGAACGAAGTCTTCAAAGACAGTACCGAAGTACCAGCTGTCAGCCCTCAGTCGCAGCCTGCTTCGGTAGACTCTTCCAGAGCAGTACAGAAACTTGACTTTAAGCTGAATGATGCCTTAAAAGCAGGAATtaccaaagcaaagcagaagtttGATGCCAGTGTAGAAGCACTATCTATTAATATGATTCAGTTCCATGAAGGGGGCAAGGAacttttaaagcagaagaagGTAAGCCCAGATGCTGTGGTTCAGCTTGCCTTCCAGATGGCTTTCCTTCGACAGTACAATCAGACTGTTGCCACGTATGAATCTTGTAGTACTGCGGCTTTCAAACACGGTCGCACAGAAACTATCCGTCCTGCCTCTATTCATACAAAGAAGTGTTCGGAGGCCTTTGTCAGGGAACTGTCCAAACATAGCACAGAAGAGCTTCAGAAGTTGATTGTGGAGTGCTCCAAATACCATGGCCGTTTGACAAAAGAAGCTGCTATGG gtCAGGGATTTGACCGACATCTCTTTGGGTTGCGCTATTTAGCTTTATCCAAAGGTATTGCATTGCCTGATTTCTATCAAGACCAAGCCTATGCTCGACTTAATTACAACATCATTTCTACAAGCACACTGGTTAGCCCGGCTGTGCAGTTAGGAGGATTTGGCCCAGTGGTGCCTGATGGCTATGGAGTAGGATATCAGGTACATGATGGTTGGATAGGTTGCAATGTTTCGTCTTACCCAACTAGGAATGGTAAAGAATTCCTTCAGTGCATACACAAATCACTAGAAAATATCTTCAATGTTTTAAAGGGCAAGAAGGTGGATAGTTAG